The stretch of DNA CCTGTTTGAAGCCTTTGAGTACCTGTTTACTAAATTGTGTGCCCTGATCGGCAAACACATTCGTGCTACTCATCGCGGGCTTGCCATCAACATCGGCACCGCCAATCGCACCAGTATCTTCATTTGTAAAATTCACCCCCAAGGTGGTGAATAAACTGGGGGTTGCAGCCGCCGCCAGGAATTTTGCATCAAAATCGTTGAAATTATTAAATGCACCATGACTAGCATGAGTCAGTGCATCATCCAGCGTTGAGCCTGTGTGGGTGCTCAGATAGGTCATGATATCCTTGATGCCATTTCCGCCTGCTGCCTTGATTTGTTGGTGCATATAGCGAACCGCTAAATAACCGCCGGTATAAATTTCTGAACCACTGGTTGGATTGGTTTTATAGCTAAGCGCGGCCGAAGTATCAGTACCACCGGCGGTATCTGCGAACAGTCGCTCATCAGCGCCATGAATAAATTCTGCGGCACCTTCCTTGAACCAACTAGCCAATGGGGCAAAATTCATAGAACGCCCCATCACTGCATGCACCATCTCGTGCGCAATAATCCGATCGCTATAAACCGTACCATTCCCAACCGCTACACCACCACCATCGGGTAAATTTGGTGGCTTGAAGTCCTCCGGATCAATCCAAAGAAACATATTCAGCGTTTTACCATTTGCATCAGCCGTGCCGGTTAAACTGCCAACCGCAGCTGCAGTGCCACCAGCGGCACTACTCAGCCCAGACCCGGCTGGAGGCTCAAAGACAATATTTAGATCAGCACCATCACCAGTGATACCAAACAGGTTGGTAATTCTTGTTTCCGCCTCTTCCAACCAACCCATTTTCAAACCGTCGATAATCCCTCGACGAGCAGGATCTCCACCCAAACTGCTTTCAGACTGGGCGAAAATCTTTTGCCCATTAAACTCGGCGTTTTGTGCTTGGGTACTCAAGCTTTGTAGCAGTTGATTAGCTTCAGCTTGTAATGCCTGACGATCTGATCCTGACAAACTGCCATTAGCAGCCTGCACGCCTAGTTCACGAATCCTTTGTACGACATCGGCGGCGTTGCTCATCGCCCCTTCTGCCACCTGCATCAGCGAGACACCGTCATTCATATTACGAATGGCCTGCCTATCCCCGCGAATCGTGGCGTCCATACGACTAGAAATCGCCAGACCTGCTGCATCATCTTTAGCGGTATTGATACGTAAACCAGACGATAGACGCGACAACACCTGAGCTAAACCATTGCTGGTTTGGCTCAGGTGCCGCTGCGTATTCAGCGAAACTACGTTGGTCGTGATTTGCACGATCAAGCCCGTCCCGTATGCTGGTGAAAACCCGTATACGCGGCTTATCGGCATGGTAAGTAAAAAACTTTAGCGAATAAAAAAACCAGTCTAAAGACTGGTTTTTTTTATTTATGGGTATATAAACAGAGGCTTTTCCAGAAAAGACTCTGATGAACATACCCCTAGATTAAGCTAGCAATTACTGCACCGTACCATGACCTGCATCGCTACCAGCATAGAGAGCACCAATATCTACGGGGTCAAATTCATACTCTTTACCGCAGAAATCACACACCACATGCACGTGACCGCGCTCGGCAAGCACTTCGTCGACCTCATCGCGTTCCATCAATTTGATCATGCCGCCCACACGCTCACGCGAGCAGGTGCAGGCAAAGCGTGGTGTGGCGGGGTCGAACACGCGGGCGCTATCTTCGTGGAATAGGCGATATAGTGTTTCGCGCGGCTCCAGTTGCAGCAACTCTTCGTTTTTCACTGTCCCAGCCAACGTAACTAAGTGATCCCAAGTATTTTCCAGATCATCCTGCGCAGGCATTTTTTGCAACATCATGCCGGCGGCGATGCCATCTTCGCACGCCAGCCACAGGCGTGTATCGAGCTGCTCGGAATGCGTCATGTAGTGCTCGATGATCTGCGCCACGGTTTGGCCGACCTCCATACCGACCACGCCTTGATAAGGCTCGCCCACGGTTGGGTCGATCGTAATCATAAAACGACCCCGCCCCAGTAATTCGGCAATTGAGCTCGTCTCATCAAATGCGGCAATTTTATCCGCATCCCAGCGAGCAGTTGCCCGCAGGGTATTCTGGCTAGTCACTTCAACTACGAGCAATTGCAAAGCACCAGTGCCATGCATTTGCATCACCAGCGTACCGTCAAATTTGAGCATGGCCGATAGCAGCGCACCCGCAGCCATTAACTCGCCCAAACGCGAACGCAGCACCAGCGGATAATTATGTCGCGCTAAAACTTCTTTGTACGTGGCATCTAGTTTGACCAATTCGCCGCGTACAGGCGCCTTTTCAAACAAAAATCGTTCTAAAACATCTTTCATTCTATTAACCTTCATCTGACATCGCGGCGGTGCCACGATCGCGCTCAGGGGCGCATTATCTAATCAAGCGATGCTCATTATTACCAGGCTTGCAGCTTAGGCCTGCGGAATCCCAGCGCGTGTTTAGGCGCTAATTAAATAGCTCGTCATCGGCATACTGGAGCTAACATCAAATGCGCAACCGGCCTCAATACCCGCTTTTGCTAAACCTTCAGCATCGAGTTGCTCATACAGTGCATTCATGGCACCAATCGCAAAATCGCGGCCGCTGCCCATCGCCCAGAAACGCTGAAACTCATACACTTCACGCAAACTGTAGACGCCAAAAATACCGTGCTGATTGGCAATTAAAACCGTCATCTGACTGGATTCATAAGGATCGTCTTCTTCCTCATCCGGCTTGAGGTAGAAATCTTCCTTTAGCTTTGGATGCAATTTGCGGAATGATTCAAAGATGGCGACTCGGCTGGAAAAATCAAGGTTTTTGATCTTTTTTAATGCCGATTGCAGTACCAAATCGTGTGCCGCACTGCCACAAATGGCGAAATAGCTGCCTTCATGCTGGAAAATCTTATTCCAGCGCGCATCATCGACCGCGCCCAAGCGCATATCACCAAAAGTCGACTGACTATCGGCCGCAATGGCTATCTGACCTTCTTTTTTCACGACTACGACCGTGGTCATCTTCTGTTTCCGTTTCTATACAAGCAAAGCAGCAAGTCTGCGACGAGTGCAACATCGCGTCAACTCTAGCGCAGTCGATAGCGGTTTATCTTGCCTTACTGCAACTCATCCGTGCTAAATGCTTTTTATCGCAAGCTGGAGTAAGCCAGCCCCAATCCGCCTACAGTAGCAACATCACAAGGAGGCCTGCACGATGTCAGCGCTATGCGTTTCTGCACTTCATAAACATTATCAGCTCGACTCGATTCGTGTTCCTGCACTAATCGATATCAATCTGCAAATTCAGCCAGCGCGGTTTACCGTTATTTCTGGGCCGTCTGGTAGCGGCAAAACCACCTTGTTGAATTTAATCGGCTGCATCGATCGCGCTGACGAAGGTGAAATTACGATAGCCGGACAAAACGTAAAACAACTTAATGATCAGGCACTCGCGGATTTTCGTCTGCGTCATATTGGCTTTATTTTTCAGAATTTCAATCTGCTACCGGTACTAAATGCGTTTGAAAACATCGAATACCCCCTGATTTTGGCCAAAATACCGGCCTCGCAACGCAAAGCTCGCGTACTTGAATTGCTGGCTGCAGTGGGGTTGGCGGATAAAGCCCGACATTTACCGGGCCAGCTCTCGGGCGGGCAACGGCAGCGGGTCGCGATTGCCAGAGCACTTGCCACCTCCCCACAGTGGGTGCTGGCGGATGAGCCTACCGCGAATCTGGATAGCCAGACTGGTGCAGCCATTATTCAGCTAATGCGCCAGATGCAGCAGGAGCTCAAAATCTCCTTTGTTTTCTCCTCACACGACCCTCAAGTTTTAGCTGCAGCAGATGACGCCATCTTTATTCGGGATGGTCGTATCGTGAACACAACCAGCAATAGCATCAATGCTCAACAAGCGGAGGTCATAGCATGAACACGCTTTCACTGGCTTGGCGCAATTTACTACGCAATCGGCGCCGTTCACTGACAACCTTGCTGGCCATGATGATCGGCGCAGTGGCGATCCTGTTATTCGGCGGCTATAGCGGCAATATTAATTTGGGCTTGCAAACCGACTTTGTCCGCCGCGGTGGGCATTTGCAAATTCAAAGGCAAGATTATTTTCTGTATGGCACCGGCAATCCGGCGGCCTACGGTATCCGTGATTACCAACGGGTCATTGATGTCGTTAAACATGATCCAGTGCTGGCACCAATGCTAACCGTGGTCACCCCGACCCTCAGCTTAGGTGGGATTGCGGGCAACTTTAATGCTGGCGTATCCCGCACCGTGATTGGCCATGGCGTGGTCGTGGGCGAGCAAAACCAGTTACGCCAATGGAACGACTATCAATTTCCCGGCCAAGCCAAATTATCGCCACTGACAGGCAGTGCGGAAAATGCGGCCACTATTGGCATGGGCGTTGCTCGCGTCCTGCAACTTTGCGATCAGCTTGAAATCAAGAATTGCGCCAAAGTTAAAGAGATCGAGCATGAGCCCCTAGCTGCGTCAACACCGGCCGACATTAGTGCGTTAGCCGAGTTAGAAGCTGCACCAAAACAGCCTAGCAGCGGAGCCCAGATCGAGCTGTTGGCCGCCAATACCCATGGCGCGCCCAATGTAGCGGCGTTGCAAGTGGTAAAAGCTGAGCAGCTTGGGGTAAAAGAACTCGATGATTTAGCGATTACCCTGCATCTAAAACAAGCGCAACAATTGATTTACGGTGGTGATACGCCGCAAGTGACCGCAATTGTGCTGCAACTGAAACATACGCAACAAATTGCCGCCGCCCAAGCGCGACTCAATGAATTAATGAATACCGAGCTCAAAGGCATGGCGCTAGAAGTGCACGATTTCAGCACACTCAACCCTAGCTACGGCCAAATTACCGGCATGTTTGCCGCCATTTTTAGTTTTATCACCGTCCTAATTGGCGCGATTGTGCTGTTTACCGTTGGCAATACCATGAGCATGGCGGTGGTCGAGCGCACCGTTGAGATCGGTACGCTGCGCGCCATCGGCCTGCGTCGCAGCGGCATTCGCAATTTGTTTGTCTGCGAAGGCCTATTGCTAGGCAGTGTGGGCGCAGGTTTAGGGGTGGTATTAGCACTGATTGCCGCCTACCTCATCAACCACAGCGGCTTGAGCTGGATGCCACCTGGCAATTCAGAACCCGTAGCCCTTATGGTCCGCGTCTGGGGCGAGGGGCGGATGATTATTGGCACGGTCTTGGGTTTATTACTGGTAGCCACCTTATCCGCTTGGTGGCCGGCCCGCCGCGCTGCACAACTCAATATTGTAGATGCACTACGACACGTTTAATTATTTAACCGGGTATTTCAAGCCGAATCAATTAAATCAATGGCTACATAAAAATACCCCATAAGGAGAACTTTCATGCGTCACTCTTTAATCTTAGTTTTGCTCGGCGGTCTCTTCCTTGGCGTCAATCTGGGCTGGTGGCCAAATGTATTGAGCTTGCTTGCCACTTGGTGGCCGTTGATTTTAATCGCACTCGGGCTTGCTGGCTTGATTGCCCCCAAAACACGGTCGCACTGCCTACGCCAGCATGAAGGAGAACGCTCATGAGCCGTATTCGCCGCGCAAGCCAGTCTTGGGGATTGGGTCTGCTCTGCTTGACGATGGCGCAACTGAGCTGGGCAGCACCGTCGGCACAAGCGCTACTGGCGGCCAGCGATGCGGTGCGCAATCCAGACCAGTCATTCGGGTTAATCAATAACCTAATTGAATACCGCGACGGCAAACAAATCGATAGCTCGACACTGGCGGTATATGCACGGGCCGATCGTAAAACCGGACAATTTCGTAACTTGATCCGTTTTGTAGCACCACAGCGGGATGCGGGTAAGTTACTGCTCAAAAATGGCAATGATTTATGGTTTTTTGACCCCAGCAGCAAAGCCAGCGTTCGTATTACACCGCAGCAACGTTTGCTGGGGCAGGCGGCTAATGGCGACGTGATGACGGTGAATCTAGCTGGCGATTACGATGCCAGCATCGGTGCCGAAGAAGAAATTCAGGATGGCGAACGACAAAAACGCGCCAGCTACCGGCTTGATCTAACCGCCAAGAACAATGAAGTCACTTACCATCGCATTGAATACTGGCTGGATCGCAATAATAGCCGCCCGATCAAAGCGAAATTCTACTCGAATAGCGATCGCCTGCTTAAAACGGCTTACTACCGCCATTTTCAGACATCGTTAGGTCAAGAGCGCCCGACAGAAACAGTGATTATTGACGGGCTGGATCCAAAGTGGATTACCGTAATGCGCTTGAGTGATTGGGCGTACCGCGAGGTGCCTGAAAGCTGGTTCCAGCGTGATTATCTGCCACGTTTCAACCCTGAACAGGCTCAGTAATGTGCACTTGCCCGCACCATTTTTTGCTTGCACTCACCGTGATGAGCTTCGAGTTTATGTGGGCGCCGCACGTGCACGCTGAAGAACAAACAGAGCTTGATGCGCTGTCGCTGGCCGACCAAACCCCGCAGAGTAGTGAAC from Chitinibacter fontanus encodes:
- a CDS encoding flagellinolysin; this encodes MQITTNVVSLNTQRHLSQTSNGLAQVLSRLSSGLRINTAKDDAAGLAISSRMDATIRGDRQAIRNMNDGVSLMQVAEGAMSNAADVVQRIRELGVQAANGSLSGSDRQALQAEANQLLQSLSTQAQNAEFNGQKIFAQSESSLGGDPARRGIIDGLKMGWLEEAETRITNLFGITGDGADLNIVFEPPAGSGLSSAAGGTAAAVGSLTGTADANGKTLNMFLWIDPEDFKPPNLPDGGGVAVGNGTVYSDRIIAHEMVHAVMGRSMNFAPLASWFKEGAAEFIHGADERLFADTAGGTDTSAALSYKTNPTSGSEIYTGGYLAVRYMHQQIKAAGGNGIKDIMTYLSTHTGSTLDDALTHASHGAFNNFNDFDAKFLAAAATPSLFTTLGVNFTNEDTGAIGGADVDGKPAMSSTNVFADQGTQFSKQVLKGFKQVWAAGTTGIDIQGGTGLKETSFQVGNGAGQKKLPSNLGA
- the hslO gene encoding Hsp33 family molecular chaperone HslO, yielding MKDVLERFLFEKAPVRGELVKLDATYKEVLARHNYPLVLRSRLGELMAAGALLSAMLKFDGTLVMQMHGTGALQLLVVEVTSQNTLRATARWDADKIAAFDETSSIAELLGRGRFMITIDPTVGEPYQGVVGMEVGQTVAQIIEHYMTHSEQLDTRLWLACEDGIAAGMMLQKMPAQDDLENTWDHLVTLAGTVKNEELLQLEPRETLYRLFHEDSARVFDPATPRFACTCSRERVGGMIKLMERDEVDEVLAERGHVHVVCDFCGKEYEFDPVDIGALYAGSDAGHGTVQ
- a CDS encoding MFS transporter, with the translated sequence MTTVVVVKKEGQIAIAADSQSTFGDMRLGAVDDARWNKIFQHEGSYFAICGSAAHDLVLQSALKKIKNLDFSSRVAIFESFRKLHPKLKEDFYLKPDEEEDDPYESSQMTVLIANQHGIFGVYSLREVYEFQRFWAMGSGRDFAIGAMNALYEQLDAEGLAKAGIEAGCAFDVSSSMPMTSYLISA
- a CDS encoding ABC transporter ATP-binding protein, coding for MSALCVSALHKHYQLDSIRVPALIDINLQIQPARFTVISGPSGSGKTTLLNLIGCIDRADEGEITIAGQNVKQLNDQALADFRLRHIGFIFQNFNLLPVLNAFENIEYPLILAKIPASQRKARVLELLAAVGLADKARHLPGQLSGGQRQRVAIARALATSPQWVLADEPTANLDSQTGAAIIQLMRQMQQELKISFVFSSHDPQVLAAADDAIFIRDGRIVNTTSNSINAQQAEVIA
- a CDS encoding ABC transporter permease, whose product is MNTLSLAWRNLLRNRRRSLTTLLAMMIGAVAILLFGGYSGNINLGLQTDFVRRGGHLQIQRQDYFLYGTGNPAAYGIRDYQRVIDVVKHDPVLAPMLTVVTPTLSLGGIAGNFNAGVSRTVIGHGVVVGEQNQLRQWNDYQFPGQAKLSPLTGSAENAATIGMGVARVLQLCDQLEIKNCAKVKEIEHEPLAASTPADISALAELEAAPKQPSSGAQIELLAANTHGAPNVAALQVVKAEQLGVKELDDLAITLHLKQAQQLIYGGDTPQVTAIVLQLKHTQQIAAAQARLNELMNTELKGMALEVHDFSTLNPSYGQITGMFAAIFSFITVLIGAIVLFTVGNTMSMAVVERTVEIGTLRAIGLRRSGIRNLFVCEGLLLGSVGAGLGVVLALIAAYLINHSGLSWMPPGNSEPVALMVRVWGEGRMIIGTVLGLLLVATLSAWWPARRAAQLNIVDALRHV
- a CDS encoding LiaI-LiaF-like domain-containing protein; the encoded protein is MRHSLILVLLGGLFLGVNLGWWPNVLSLLATWWPLILIALGLAGLIAPKTRSHCLRQHEGERS
- a CDS encoding outer membrane lipoprotein-sorting protein, whose translation is MSRIRRASQSWGLGLLCLTMAQLSWAAPSAQALLAASDAVRNPDQSFGLINNLIEYRDGKQIDSSTLAVYARADRKTGQFRNLIRFVAPQRDAGKLLLKNGNDLWFFDPSSKASVRITPQQRLLGQAANGDVMTVNLAGDYDASIGAEEEIQDGERQKRASYRLDLTAKNNEVTYHRIEYWLDRNNSRPIKAKFYSNSDRLLKTAYYRHFQTSLGQERPTETVIIDGLDPKWITVMRLSDWAYREVPESWFQRDYLPRFNPEQAQ